A genomic stretch from Falco cherrug isolate bFalChe1 chromosome 3, bFalChe1.pri, whole genome shotgun sequence includes:
- the LOC102052753 gene encoding U6 snRNA-associated Sm-like protein LSm5 isoform X2 — MAAPASTNPSQLLPLELVDKCIGSRIHIVMKSDKEIVGTLLGFDDFVNMVLEDVTEFEITPEGRRITKLDQILLNGNNITMFFTFFMRKC, encoded by the exons ATGGCGGCCCCCGCGAGCACCaacccctcccagctcctgccgcTCG agcttgTGGATAAGTGCATAGGTTCGCGCATTCACATTGTGATGAAGAGCGATAAAGAAATTGTTGGAACGCTCCTGGGATTTGATGACTTTGTCA ATATGGTGTTAGAAGACGTTACGGAATT TGAGATTACACCTGAGGGCAGACGAATCACAAAGCTAGACCAGATTTTGCTAAATGGAAATAACATAACAATG TTCTTTACTTTCTTCATGCGAAAATGCTGA
- the LOC102052753 gene encoding U6 snRNA-associated Sm-like protein LSm5 isoform X1, with protein sequence MAAPASTNPSQLLPLELVDKCIGSRIHIVMKSDKEIVGTLLGFDDFVNMVLEDVTEFEITPEGRRITKLDQILLNGNNITMLVPGGEGPEV encoded by the exons ATGGCGGCCCCCGCGAGCACCaacccctcccagctcctgccgcTCG agcttgTGGATAAGTGCATAGGTTCGCGCATTCACATTGTGATGAAGAGCGATAAAGAAATTGTTGGAACGCTCCTGGGATTTGATGACTTTGTCA ATATGGTGTTAGAAGACGTTACGGAATT TGAGATTACACCTGAGGGCAGACGAATCACAAAGCTAGACCAGATTTTGCTAAATGGAAATAACATAACAATG CTGGTTCCTGGAGGAGAAGGGCCTGAAGTATGA
- the LOC102052753 gene encoding U6 snRNA-associated Sm-like protein LSm5 isoform X3, with the protein MKSDKEIVGTLLGFDDFVNMVLEDVTEFEITPEGRRITKLDQILLNGNNITMLVPGGEGPEV; encoded by the exons ATGAAGAGCGATAAAGAAATTGTTGGAACGCTCCTGGGATTTGATGACTTTGTCA ATATGGTGTTAGAAGACGTTACGGAATT TGAGATTACACCTGAGGGCAGACGAATCACAAAGCTAGACCAGATTTTGCTAAATGGAAATAACATAACAATG CTGGTTCCTGGAGGAGAAGGGCCTGAAGTATGA